The genomic segment ccccccccccccccccccccccccccccccccccccccccccccccccccccccccccccccccccccccctatgtaattttatatatatttattatataattctaattatttatatttgaacttttatttattaatttattattttaatttcttatttttaattgtgaattagaattttaaattgtaactttttaatttaatattttatcagaTTTAAATGTTACCATtattattctgaatttattttcattaatttcttatcaattcaattttaaattattttttaatccattaTTCTATGACTCCTTTCAATGCATTCATATTTTGaattaattcttttatttctattattcctttcttattttaattttcgATATTTTAGCTTCTAGCATTTcaattttaatgattttactTGAATTATTTGaagttttaatgttttattttcagtatttgaattattttattttaatattgtaatattgtatttgaaatatttttaatctttttcttttcatatttttcttagaattattttaagtattttaatttccagaacTTTATCTTGATTACTTCATTCccatcattattattttaattttattattttcctcttaacATTTCCATCATtattttctgctcctctttAATTCCTCCCACTTTTAAAttgacattaatttttaattaattactttaatgaattctttccattccattccattctttGGAATtcttttcaatttaaaactCATTATTATTCAATTTATTACCTCGCACCCTCTTGGAATCAAAACTTGGTTTTAACCCCAAAACTCAaccaaacttctttttttttttttgctaattccacaatttttttactaattccacaattttttttactaattccaccatttttaaaattaattccacctttttttttgctaattctgcctttttttattaattccaCCATTTTTTGCTAgttccacctttttttttttatattccgccttttttttgctatttctacaattttttttttgctaattccactcccccccccccccccccccccctttttttttttttttttttttttttttttttttttttttttctaattccgCCGATTTTCCCTCCCagattcccatttttccttctcaggtTTGGGATTTCCCTCTCAACTGAATTCTTGGGCTGGAATCTTGACCCTAAACTTGGTTTTAATCCCAAAACTCAAccaattttcccaaatttctcaattttttccccaaatttcaccccatttccatggatttctcccatttttctctAATTCCATCCCATTTCTGTGGatttctcccagttttccttCTCAGGTTTGGGATTTCTCTCTCTACTGAATTTTTGGGCTGGAATCTTCACCCTAAACTTGGTTTTAACCCCAAAACTCAACAAATCCTCCCaaaattctctgtttttcttcctaattccAACATTTTCTTTGCCAGTTCCACCATTTTTTTTGCCAATTCtgccattttttcccctaattcctccattttctttgccaattccaccattttttttctaattccaCCATTTTCTTTACTAATTCcaccatttcttttctttgccaattccaccattttttttctaattccaCCATTTTCGTTACTAATTCCaccatttcttttctaattccTCCATTTTCTTTGCCAATTCCACCATTTTCTTTGCTAATTCCACCATTTCTTTGCCAATTCCACCATTTCTTTGCCAATTcctccattttctttccattttctttgccAATTCCACCATTTTCTTGCCAATTCCACCGTTTTCTTTGCCAGTTTCTTTCCaccatttcttttctaattcctccattttctttgccaattccaccattttttttctaattccaCCATTTTCGTTACTAATTCCaccatttcttttctaattcctccattttctttgccaattccaccattttttttctaattccaCCATTTTCGTTACTAATTCCaccatttcttttctaattccTCCATTTTCTTTGCCAATTCCACCATTTTCTTTGCTAATTCCACCATTTCTTTGCCAATTCCACCATTTCTTTGCCAATTCCTCCATTTTCTTTGCCAATTCCTCCATTTTATTTGCCAATTCCGCCGTTTTCTTTGCCAATTCCGCCGTTTTCTTTGCCAATTCCGCCATTTCCTTGCCAATTCCGTAGTTTTACCGCCAATTCCTCCATTTCCTTTGCCAATCCCACCATTTTCTTCGCCAACCCCACcgattttttccccccaattccGCCAATTCCCAGCCGCTTCCTCCCATTTTCTCACTAATTCCAccatttccccctcctccctcccagatTCCCGTTTTTCCCGACGATGGAAaacctcctgctgcctctcctcctcctcctcctcttcttcttcttcttcgcCACGACCACCACGAACGCCCCGCCCTGCCCCAAGCGCTGCTCGTGCCAGAACCTCTCGCCGTCCTTCACCATCCTCTGCACCAAAACCGGGCTCCTCTTCGTGCCGGCCGGCATCGACCGGCGCACGGCCGAGCTCCGGCTCATGGATAACTTCATCACCGTCCTGCGGAAGCGCGACTTCGCCAACATGACCCAGTTGATCCACTTGACTTTGTCCCGCAACACCATCAGCCAGATCATGCCTTACGCCTTCTCCGACCTCAAGGGCCTCCACGCCCTCCACCTGGACAGCAACCGCCTGACGGCGATCAACGAGGAGCACTTCAAAGGGTTGATTAACCTGCGCCACTTAATCCTGAGCAACAACCAGCTCAGCTTCATCTCGCCCAGATCCTTGGACGATTTCCTGGAGACCATCGAGGATTTGGACTTGTCCTACAACAACCTGGTGGACGTCCCCTGGGGGACGGTGGCCAAGCTCTCCAACGTCAACACGGTGAGTTTGGATCACAACCTCATCGAGTTCGTGCCCGAGGGGATTTTTTCCAACCTCCACAAGTTGGCCAGGTTGGACATGACCTCCAACAAACTCAAGAAGATCCCGCCGGATCCGCTGTTCTCCCGCATCCCCGTCTACGCCAAATCCAAAGGCTCCCCGTTGACCTCCCTGGTGCTGAGTTTCGGCGGCAACCCCCTCCACTGCAACTGCGAGCTGGTCTGGTTGCGGCGCTTGACGCGGGAGGACGACTTGGAGACCTGCGCCTCGCCGCCGGAGCTGATGGGCAAATACTTCTGGAGCATCCGCGAGGAGGAGTTCGTCTGCGAGCCTCCCATGATCACCCACCGGACGCCCAAGCTGGTGACGGCCGCCGGCCAGAGCGCCTCCCTCAAGTGCAAAGCCGTGGGCGACCCCGACCCGTACGTCCGGTGGATCGCGCCGGACGGCAAGTTGGTGGCCAACACCACGCGGACGGTTTCGTACCAGAACGGCACCTTGGACATTTTGGAAGCGGCGCTGGGCGACCAGGGGACGTTCACTTGCATCGCCTCCAACGCCGCCGGCGAGTCGACGGCGCCGGTTGAGTTCCGGGTGGTGCCGGACGGCAACGGCACCGAGtgcgaggaggaggagggcaaaAAGACCGCGACGGCCCGGCCGGAGCCGTCGGATATCCTGATTTCGGCCAAATCGAGTTTTTCCAACGATNNNNNNNNNNNNNNNNNNNNNNNNNNNNNNNNNNNNNNNNNNNNNNNNNNNNNNNNNNNNNNNNNNNNNNNNNNNNNNNNNNNNNNNNNNNNNNNNNNNNNNNNNNNNNNNNNNNNNNNNNNNNNNNNNNNNNNNNNNNNNNNNNNNNNNNNNNNNNNNNNNNNNNNNNNNNNNNNNNNNNNNNNNNNNNNNNNNNNNNNNNNNNNNNNNNNNNNNNNNNNNNNNNNNNNNNNNNNNNNNNNNNNNNNNNNNNNNNNNNNNNNNNNNNNNNNNNNNNNNNNNNNNNNNNNNNNNNNNNNNNNNNNNNNNNNNNNNNNNNNNNNNNNNNNNNNNNNNNNNNNNNNNNNNNNNNNNNNNNNNNNNNNNNNNNNNNNNNNNNNNNNNNNNNNNNNNNNNNNNNNNNNNNNNNNNNNNNNNNNNNNNNNNNNNNNNNNNNNNNNNNNNNNNNNNNNNNNNNNNNNNNNNNNNNNNNNNNNNNNNNNNNNNNNNNNNNNNNNNNNNNNNNNNNNNNNNNNNNNNNNNNNNNNNNNNNNNNNNNNNNNNNNNNNNNNNNNNNNNNNNNNNNNNNNNNNNNNNNNNNNNNNNNNNNNNNNNNNNNNNNNNNNNNNNNNNNNNNNNNNNNNNNNNNNNNNNNNNNNNNNNNNNNNNNNNNNNNNNNNNNNNNNNNNNNNNNNNNNNNNNNNNNNNNNNNNNNNNNNNNNNNNNNNNNNNNNNNNNNNNNNNNNNNNNNNNNNNNNNNNNNNNNNNNNNNNNNNNNNNNNNNNNNNNNNNNNNNNNNNNNNNNNNNNNNNNNNNNNNNNNNNNNNNNNNNNNNNNNNNNNNNNNNNNNNNNNNNNNNNNNNNNNNNNNNNNNNNNNNNNNNNNNNNNNNNNNNNNNNNNNNNNNNNNNNNNNNNNNNNNNNNNNNNNNNNNNNNNNNNNNNNNNNNNNNNNNNNNNNNNNNNNNNNNNNNNNNNNNNNNNNNNNNNNNNNNNNNNNNNNNNNNNNNNNNNNNNNNNNNNNNNNNNNNNNNNNNNNNNNNNNNNNNNNNNNNNNNNNNNNNNNNNNNNNNNNNNNNNNNNNNNNNNNNNNNNNNNNNNNNNNNNNNNNNNNNNNNNNNNNNNNNNNNNNNNNNNNNNNNNNNNNNNNNNNNNNNNNNNNNNNNNNNNNNNNNNNNNNNNNNNNNNNNNNNNNNNNNNNNNNNNNNNNNNNNNNNNNNNNNNNNNNNNNNNNNNNNNNNNNNNNNNNNNNNNNNNNNNNNNNNNNNNNNNNNNNNNNNNNNNNNNNNNNNNNNNNNNNNNNNNNNNNNNNNNNNNNNNNNNNNNNNNNNNNNNNNNNNNNNNNNNNNNNNNNNNNNNNNNNNNNNNNNNNNNNNNNNNNNNNNNNNNNNNNNNNNNNNNNNNNNNNNNNNNNNNNNNNNNNNNNNNNNNNNNNNNNNNNNNNNNNNNNNNNNNNNNNNNNNNNNNNNNNNNNNNNNNNNNNNNNNNNNNNNNNNNNNNNNNNNNNNNNNNNNNNNNNNNNNNNNNNNNNNNNNNNNNNNNNNNNNNNNNNNNNNNNNNNNNNNNNNNNNNNNNNNNNNNNNNNNNNNNNNNNNGTATTTTAGCCTGTCTGTGCTAAAGTCTGTTGATTTTACTTGAAAGACTTTCTGagtgcttttcagaaataatttacagtgtACTTGTTCTCATTTGTGTTACAGAGTTCCGGGGGAATgtaggaaaaaatgtggaaaaacgGATGGGGGGACtgtggaaaaaatgtggaaaaacgGGTGGGGAATgtggaaaaatgtggaaaaacgGGTGGGGAATgtaggaaaatgggaaaatgtggaaaaacgtgtgggaaatggggaaaagcagGTGGGAAATGTGGAAGAATGGGTGGAAAAATGTGGGGAAGCAGGAATGTGGAAAAGGGGATGGGGAAAAGAGATGGGAAGTGGAAAATCAGGTAGAAAATGTGGGAGAATAGGtgggaaaatgtggaaaataacaggtggaaaaatggggaaaagagagggggaaTGTGGAAAAAGAACAGGTGGAAAGTGTGGAAAAATGggtgggaaatttgggaaaaaaggtggaaaaaggtgggaaaggGGGATGAGGAAtgtgggaaaatggggatgTGGAAAGAGGATGGGGAATGTGGAAAAAGGGGatggaaaatgtgggaaaagcaggtgagaaatgtggaaaaaacaggtgagaaatatggaaaagaaaggtgggaaaagtgggaaaaagagGAATGCGTAAAAGGGAGGGGGAATGTGGAAAAACAGGTGGAAGAATGTGGAAGAGGGGTTGGAAAAGGGTCTgaaaaccatggaaaaaaagGTCTTAAAAGGGTggaaaaatggcagaaaaatgtGGGAAGATGggtgaaaaacaggaaaaggagctggatCCTGGTTCATCGGTGactggagggggaaaaatggggtgGAAAAATTGGGTGGAAAAATTGGGTGGAAAAATTGGTTGGAAAAGGGTCTAGAACAGAAGGGAAGGAAtctgaaaaatgtggaaaaatgggtggaaagtacagaaaaatgggtggaaaacatggaaaaaagggagaaaaagatggaaaacgggatggaaaacaggaaaaggagctggaatAGGGTCTGGGAGagtgggaaaaggagctggagaagggccTGAAAAATAGGGAATAAGGGTAAAAAAAAANNNNNNNNNNNNNNNNNNNNNNNNNNNNNNNNNNNNNNNNNNNNNNNNNNNNNNNNNNNNNNNNNNNNNNNNNNNNNNNNNNNNNNNNNNNNNNNNNNNNNNNNNNNNNNNNNNNNNNNNNNNNNNNNNNNNNNNNNNNNNNNNNNNNNNNNNNNNNNNNNNNNNNNNNNNNNNNNNNNNNNNNNNNNNNNNNNNNNNNNNNNNNNNNNNNNNNNNNNNNNNNNNNNNNNNNNNNNNNNNNNNNNNNNNNNNNNNNNNNNNNNNNNNNNNNNNNNNNNNNNNNNNNNNNNNNNNNNNNNNNNNNNNNNNNNNNNNNNNNNNNNNNNNNNNNNNNNNNNNNNNNNNNNNNNNNNNNNNNNNNNNNNNNNNNNNNNNNNNNNNNNNNNNNNNNNNNNNNNNNNNNNNNNNNNNNNNNNNNNNNNNNNNNNNNNNNNNNNNNNNNNNNNNNNNNNNNNNNNNNNNNNNNNNNNNNNNNNNNNNNNNNNNNNNNNNNNNNNNNNNNNNNNNNNNNNNNNNNNNNNNNNNNNNNNNNNNNNNNNNNNNNNNNNNNNNNNNNNNNNNNNNNNNNNNNNNNNNNNNNNNNNNNNNNNNNNNNNNNNNNNNNNNNNNNNNNNNNNNNNNNNNNNNNNNNNNNNNNNNNNNNNNNNNNNNNNNNNNNNNNNNNNNNNNNNNNNNNNNNNNNNNNNNNNNNNNNNNNNNNNNNNNNNNNNNNNNNNNNNNNNNNNNNNNNNNNNNNNNNNNNNNNNNNNNNNNNNNNNNNNNNNNNNNNNNNNNNNNNNNNNNNNNNNNNNNNNNNNNNNNNNNNNNNNNNNNNNNNNNNNNNNNNNNNNNNNNNNNNNNNNNNNNNNNNNNNNNNNNNNNNNNNNNNNNNNNNNNNNNNNNNNNNNNNNNNNNNNNNNNNNNNNNNNNNNNNNNNNNNNNNNNNNNNNNNNNNNNNNNNNNNNNNNNNNNNNNNNNNNNNNNNNNNNN from the Ficedula albicollis isolate OC2 linkage group LG35, FicAlb1.5, whole genome shotgun sequence genome contains:
- the LOC101821225 gene encoding leucine-rich repeat and fibronectin type III domain-containing protein 1-like protein, with protein sequence MENLLLPLLLLLLFFFFFATTTTNAPPCPKRCSCQNLSPSFTILCTKTGLLFVPAGIDRRTAELRLMDNFITVLRKRDFANMTQLIHLTLSRNTISQIMPYAFSDLKGLHALHLDSNRLTAINEEHFKGLINLRHLILSNNQLSFISPRSLDDFLETIEDLDLSYNNLVDVPWGTVAKLSNVNTVSLDHNLIEFVPEGIFSNLHKLARLDMTSNKLKKIPPDPLFSRIPVYAKSKGSPLTSLVLSFGGNPLHCNCELVWLRRLTREDDLETCASPPELMGKYFWSIREEEFVCEPPMITHRTPKLVTAAGQSASLKCKAVGDPDPYVRWIAPDGKLVANTTRTVSYQNGTLDILEAALGDQGTFTCIASNAAGESTAPVEFRVVPDGNGTECEEEEGKKTATARPEPSDILISAKSSFSND